One genomic segment of Vibrio sp. SCSIO 43136 includes these proteins:
- a CDS encoding FxsA family protein, with product MFPILLLLFIAVPMIEIALFIQVGGFLGFWPTMGLVLLTAFVGASLVRSQGLQTLMSVQSRLQQGELPAQQIVEGVMLAVSGVLLLTPGFMTDAMGMAVLLPAPRAYLAKQLMSRVKVQGMHGGFSSHSQFGQGGFEQHNPFEQQDPFKRDQDGSTFEGEYERKDDDHNDRNRLN from the coding sequence GTGTTCCCGATTTTATTACTGCTATTTATTGCCGTTCCAATGATTGAGATTGCCCTGTTTATTCAGGTGGGCGGGTTTTTAGGTTTTTGGCCAACCATGGGTCTTGTACTGCTAACGGCATTTGTTGGCGCTTCACTGGTTCGAAGCCAAGGATTGCAGACCTTGATGTCGGTGCAAAGCCGTCTACAACAAGGCGAGTTGCCTGCGCAGCAAATTGTTGAAGGAGTGATGCTTGCTGTTTCTGGTGTGCTGTTGCTGACTCCCGGCTTTATGACCGACGCAATGGGGATGGCGGTGTTACTGCCTGCGCCACGTGCTTACTTGGCAAAACAGTTGATGAGCCGAGTGAAAGTCCAAGGTATGCATGGGGGCTTTTCTTCTCATAGCCAGTTTGGTCAAGGTGGCTTTGAGCAACACAACCCATTCGAGCAGCAAGACCCCTTTAAGCGTGATCAAGATGGATCGACCTTTGAGGGAGAGTATGAGCGTAAGGATGATGATCATAACGATCGCAATCGCTTGAATTGA
- the aspA gene encoding aspartate ammonia-lyase, protein MNKTEALTQTTPHAATRIEEDLLGQRHVPADAYYGIHTLRAVENFNISNVTISDVPEFVRGMVMTKKAAALANKELGVIPADVAQYIVDACDLILTTGKCMDQFPSDVFQGGAGTSVNMNANEVIANVALELMGKPKGDYDTCNPNDHVNKSQSTNCAYPTGFRIAVYNSVQKLVEAIEYLKGAFEAKEHEFSNILKMGRTQLQDAVPMTVGQEFRAWKVTLAEEIRNLEYTAKLLLEVNLGATAIGTGLNAAEGYQALAVKHLAKVTGHDCVPAEDLIEATSDCGAYVMVHGALKRLAVKMSKICNDLRLLSSGPRAGLNELNLPELQAGSSIMPAKVNPVVPEVVNQVCFKVLGNDNTISFAAEGGQLQLNVMEPVIAQAMFESLDILKNACLNLRDKCIDGITVNKEVCEGYVFGSIGIVTYLNPYIGHHEGDIVGKICAETGKSVREVVLERGLLTEDELDDIFSIDNLMHPKYKAKRFN, encoded by the coding sequence ATGAATAAGACTGAAGCTCTTACTCAAACCACTCCCCATGCTGCGACTCGAATTGAAGAAGACCTGTTAGGCCAACGTCATGTTCCTGCTGATGCGTACTACGGTATCCATACCCTACGTGCGGTCGAAAACTTTAATATCTCAAACGTTACCATTTCCGATGTGCCTGAATTTGTCCGTGGCATGGTAATGACCAAAAAAGCGGCAGCGCTGGCCAACAAAGAGCTGGGAGTGATTCCGGCTGACGTCGCACAATACATTGTTGATGCGTGTGACCTGATCCTTACCACAGGTAAGTGCATGGATCAGTTCCCTTCAGATGTCTTCCAAGGCGGTGCTGGCACTTCGGTTAACATGAATGCTAACGAGGTAATCGCCAACGTAGCGCTCGAGCTGATGGGCAAACCAAAAGGCGATTACGACACCTGTAATCCCAACGATCACGTCAACAAGAGCCAGTCGACCAACTGTGCGTACCCGACGGGTTTCAGAATTGCGGTCTACAACAGTGTGCAAAAGCTGGTTGAAGCCATTGAATACCTGAAAGGCGCTTTCGAAGCCAAAGAGCATGAGTTCAGTAACATCCTCAAGATGGGGCGCACCCAGCTGCAAGACGCAGTACCAATGACGGTAGGCCAAGAGTTCCGCGCGTGGAAAGTCACCTTAGCAGAAGAGATCCGTAACTTAGAATATACCGCTAAGTTACTGCTTGAAGTTAACTTGGGCGCAACAGCCATTGGTACGGGTCTAAACGCCGCTGAAGGCTACCAAGCGCTTGCAGTGAAGCACCTTGCCAAAGTGACTGGCCACGATTGTGTGCCTGCAGAAGATTTGATTGAAGCGACCTCTGACTGTGGTGCTTACGTCATGGTACACGGCGCTTTGAAACGTCTGGCGGTCAAAATGTCGAAGATCTGTAATGACCTGCGCTTATTGTCATCCGGCCCACGCGCTGGCCTCAACGAGTTGAACCTTCCTGAGCTTCAAGCGGGCTCATCGATCATGCCTGCCAAAGTTAACCCTGTAGTGCCTGAAGTGGTTAACCAAGTCTGCTTCAAAGTGCTTGGCAACGACAACACCATTTCTTTCGCAGCCGAAGGCGGACAGTTGCAGCTCAACGTGATGGAACCTGTCATCGCTCAGGCCATGTTTGAGTCGCTCGATATCTTGAAAAACGCCTGCCTCAACCTGCGTGATAAGTGCATTGATGGCATCACCGTCAATAAAGAGGTCTGTGAAGGTTATGTGTTTGGCTCAATCGGTATCGTGACCTACCTAAACCCTTACATTGGTCACCATGAAGGCGACATTGTCGGCAAGATCTGTGCAGAAACAGGTAAGAGTGTCCGAGAAGTGGTCTTAGAGCGTGGATTACTCACCGAAGACGAGTTGGATGACATTTTTTCTATCGACAACTTGATGCATCCAAAGTATAAAGCCAAGCGCTTTAACTAA
- a CDS encoding response regulator, with the protein MANILIVDDDTELTGLLKDILSFEGFNVSEANDGIEGLQAINDEIDLILLDYMMPRLNGMEMLKKLRENYETPVLMLTAKGEEIDRVIGLELGADDYLPKPFSDRELLARIRAILRRTQKDTSNPKASDKLVYQDIEVYPSKQEAYCNQALIELTTTEFSLLQHFISHPCEVITKEVLSLEVLGKRLAPFDRAIDMHVSNLRKKLPLRPDNKPRIKTLRGRGYMLVESE; encoded by the coding sequence ATGGCTAACATTCTTATTGTCGATGACGACACCGAACTCACCGGTCTACTTAAAGACATTCTATCTTTCGAAGGTTTCAACGTCTCGGAAGCCAATGATGGAATAGAAGGCCTGCAAGCGATCAACGACGAGATTGACCTTATCTTGCTCGATTACATGATGCCACGACTCAACGGCATGGAGATGCTTAAAAAGCTACGTGAGAATTATGAAACTCCAGTGTTGATGTTAACAGCCAAAGGCGAAGAAATAGACCGAGTCATTGGATTAGAGCTTGGTGCGGATGATTACCTGCCCAAACCCTTTTCTGACCGTGAACTGCTGGCAAGAATACGGGCGATACTGCGACGCACGCAAAAAGACACCAGCAACCCAAAAGCTTCTGACAAGCTGGTTTACCAAGATATCGAAGTCTATCCAAGTAAGCAGGAGGCCTACTGCAACCAAGCGCTCATCGAGCTAACCACAACTGAATTTAGCTTGTTGCAGCACTTTATTTCTCACCCTTGTGAAGTGATAACCAAAGAAGTACTGAGCTTAGAAGTGCTAGGGAAACGTCTGGCTCCGTTTGACCGAGCGATCGATATGCACGTCTCAAACCTTCGTAAAAAACTGCCATTGCGCCCTGATAACAAACCACGCATCAAAACACTGCGTGGCCGTGGCTACATGCTGGTGGAGTCAGAATAA
- the trmL gene encoding tRNA (uridine(34)/cytosine(34)/5-carboxymethylaminomethyluridine(34)-2'-O)-methyltransferase TrmL, with amino-acid sequence MFDIALYEPEIAPNTGNIIRLCANCGANLHLIEPLGFDLEEKKVRRAGLDYHDLARVKRHKDYAAFLEHLESREGDYRLFACTTKTTGHHTDAQYQLGDVLLFGPETRGLPAEVIESLPMEQRIRIPMMPDARSLNLSNAVAIIGYEAWRQFGFEGAV; translated from the coding sequence ATGTTTGATATTGCGCTTTATGAGCCTGAAATTGCCCCAAACACAGGCAATATTATTCGTTTATGTGCCAACTGTGGCGCTAACTTGCATCTTATCGAGCCACTAGGCTTCGATCTTGAAGAAAAAAAAGTGCGCCGTGCGGGCTTGGATTATCATGACTTGGCGCGAGTAAAGCGCCACAAAGATTACGCCGCTTTCTTAGAGCACTTAGAATCGCGGGAAGGTGACTACCGCTTATTCGCCTGCACCACCAAAACGACAGGCCATCATACCGACGCTCAATATCAACTAGGGGATGTACTGCTGTTTGGCCCTGAGACTCGTGGATTGCCCGCAGAAGTGATCGAAAGCCTACCTATGGAGCAGCGCATTCGCATCCCGATGATGCCAGATGCCCGCAGCCTGAACTTATCCAATGCGGTCGCAATCATTGGCTACGAGGCGTGGCGTCAGTTTGGGTTTGAAGGTGCAGTTTAA
- a CDS encoding MarC family protein produces MISLIITQFIVLWAVIDPVGTVPVYLSQTQHLPANQRRVVAYKAIAIATGVLLFFLVVGQILLEAMQIPLPAFQAAGGLVLLLFALSMIFGESKPEQEQKISQEVSRSELGNLAVYPLAIPSIASPGAMMAIVMLTDNHRFSLVDQAITAGVMLAVLLTTLLLLMSANWIQKWLGNIGAAIISRVMGLILAAVAVTNLLTGIKDFYL; encoded by the coding sequence TTGATAAGCTTAATTATCACCCAATTCATTGTTCTTTGGGCGGTTATCGACCCTGTAGGTACCGTACCTGTCTACTTGTCACAAACTCAGCACCTTCCCGCTAATCAACGTCGAGTCGTGGCATATAAAGCCATTGCTATCGCCACAGGAGTGCTACTGTTCTTCCTCGTGGTCGGCCAGATCCTGCTCGAAGCGATGCAAATTCCCCTACCCGCTTTTCAGGCTGCTGGTGGCTTAGTGCTATTGCTGTTTGCACTCAGCATGATTTTTGGGGAAAGCAAACCCGAGCAAGAACAAAAGATCAGTCAAGAAGTGAGCCGTTCTGAACTAGGTAACCTCGCCGTCTACCCATTAGCTATCCCATCCATTGCTTCACCGGGAGCGATGATGGCCATTGTAATGCTCACTGACAACCACCGCTTTTCACTCGTTGACCAAGCTATAACCGCAGGTGTCATGCTGGCAGTGCTACTCACTACCCTACTCTTGCTAATGAGTGCCAACTGGATCCAAAAATGGCTTGGTAACATTGGTGCTGCGATCATTAGTCGCGTTATGGGACTGATCCTTGCGGCTGTGGCGGTCACAAATTTGCTGACTGGGATAAAAGATTTTTATCTTTAA
- a CDS encoding DUF4212 domain-containing protein, with translation MAFESTEHAQAYWKENLGIMGSLLAVWFLVSYGAGILFVDVLNNIQFGGFKLGFWFAQQGSIYTFVALIFVYVARMNALDKKYNVQED, from the coding sequence ATGGCGTTCGAATCAACAGAACATGCTCAAGCCTACTGGAAAGAAAACCTAGGGATCATGGGCTCACTACTAGCAGTTTGGTTCTTAGTTTCCTACGGAGCAGGCATCTTATTCGTCGATGTACTTAACAACATCCAATTCGGTGGATTCAAACTAGGATTCTGGTTTGCACAACAAGGCTCAATATACACCTTTGTCGCCTTAATCTTTGTTTATGTTGCGCGCATGAATGCGCTCGACAAGAAGTACAACGTACAAGAAGACTAA
- a CDS encoding anaerobic C4-dicarboxylate transporter — protein sequence MIVAELLVVLFFIFLGARIGGIGIGLAGGAGVVALSLILGVPTSQAFIPVDVILIIMSVITAIAAMQVAGGMDWLVQLAEDFLRKHPERITFYAPIVTFVMTLMAGTGHTAFSTLPVIAEVAKGQGIRPSRPLSIAVVASQIAITASPISAAVVAFAAMLAPFGVDYLTLLAVCIPTTFIACMIGAFVANFMGSELKDDEVYQERLAKGLIKLNTQTERTILPTAKTATYIFLAAIGLVVCYAAAISNSVGLITDPALGRNEAIMTFMLGAAAAIVLITKIDAAKIPSAATFRSGMTACICVLGVAWLGSTFVNAHVDGIKEFAGTLLADYPWMLALVLFFASMLLYSQGATTVALMPAALAIGVAPLTAVASFAAVSALFVLPTYPTLLAAVEMDDTGSTRIGAYVFNHPFFIPGVVTIASAVTLGFTFGSLFI from the coding sequence ATGATCGTCGCAGAACTGCTGGTCGTTTTATTCTTCATCTTCTTAGGTGCAAGAATTGGCGGCATTGGTATTGGTCTCGCCGGTGGTGCGGGTGTGGTCGCCCTATCACTGATTTTAGGAGTCCCAACCAGCCAAGCGTTTATCCCAGTAGACGTAATTCTAATCATCATGTCGGTAATTACTGCCATCGCAGCCATGCAAGTGGCGGGTGGTATGGATTGGCTTGTGCAATTGGCGGAAGACTTTTTGCGTAAACACCCTGAGCGCATCACCTTCTATGCGCCAATCGTGACTTTCGTGATGACGCTGATGGCGGGTACAGGCCATACGGCATTTTCAACCTTGCCAGTGATCGCTGAAGTGGCTAAAGGTCAAGGCATTCGCCCTTCGCGTCCATTGTCGATTGCAGTTGTTGCCTCTCAAATTGCTATTACTGCATCACCAATCTCTGCAGCCGTAGTGGCATTTGCTGCGATGTTGGCACCCTTTGGTGTAGATTACCTGACACTACTGGCAGTGTGCATCCCAACCACTTTCATCGCGTGTATGATTGGTGCGTTTGTTGCGAACTTTATGGGCAGCGAACTTAAAGATGACGAAGTGTATCAAGAGCGCCTAGCGAAAGGCCTTATTAAGCTTAACACTCAAACTGAGCGCACTATTCTACCAACAGCAAAAACGGCAACTTACATCTTCTTAGCCGCAATCGGCTTGGTGGTATGTTACGCAGCAGCCATTTCTAATTCAGTTGGCCTCATTACTGACCCTGCGCTGGGTCGTAACGAAGCGATCATGACTTTCATGCTTGGTGCTGCGGCAGCAATCGTACTGATCACTAAAATTGATGCAGCGAAAATCCCATCAGCAGCAACTTTCCGTTCAGGTATGACGGCGTGTATCTGTGTTCTTGGTGTGGCATGGCTTGGCTCAACCTTCGTCAACGCTCACGTTGATGGCATCAAAGAATTTGCAGGCACGCTATTGGCAGACTACCCATGGATGCTAGCACTGGTGCTCTTCTTTGCTTCTATGCTGCTTTACTCACAAGGTGCAACGACAGTAGCACTGATGCCTGCGGCGCTTGCCATTGGTGTTGCTCCACTTACGGCAGTAGCTTCATTTGCTGCGGTATCTGCGCTATTTGTTCTGCCAACTTATCCAACGCTGCTAGCGGCAGTAGAAATGGATGATACTGGTTCAACTCGCATCGGTGCGTACGTGTTCAACCACCCGTTCTTTATCCCTGGTGTGGTGACCATTGCTTCTGCGGTAACTCTAGGCTTCACCTTCGGTAGCCTGTTCATCTAA
- a CDS encoding CpxP family protein, with protein sequence MKFAKKMVIAAAVLPIALGSASAYAFGGKDGGRDGKGFHNKCGGGFDKKIFKKLDLTEEQKTQLKEMREAERENRKANKGDMSAKFAERQAQQEKVQALLLADTFDQAQAQALAADMVEKQTERRLQKLEKQHQMLSVLTAEQKAQLVELQKERAEKCQTRMQERMDKQDSE encoded by the coding sequence ATGAAATTCGCTAAAAAAATGGTTATCGCCGCTGCTGTTCTTCCAATCGCTTTAGGTTCTGCAAGTGCATATGCATTTGGTGGTAAAGATGGTGGCCGTGATGGCAAAGGCTTCCACAACAAATGTGGTGGCGGTTTTGACAAAAAGATTTTCAAAAAGCTCGACCTAACCGAAGAGCAGAAAACTCAGCTTAAAGAGATGCGTGAAGCGGAGCGTGAAAATCGCAAAGCGAACAAAGGCGACATGAGTGCGAAGTTTGCTGAGCGTCAAGCTCAGCAAGAAAAGGTACAAGCACTGTTGCTAGCCGATACCTTTGATCAAGCGCAGGCACAGGCGCTAGCAGCAGACATGGTAGAGAAGCAAACTGAACGTCGCCTGCAAAAACTTGAGAAACAGCACCAGATGCTAAGCGTGCTGACCGCAGAGCAAAAAGCGCAATTGGTTGAACTGCAAAAAGAGCGCGCTGAAAAGTGTCAAACTCGCATGCAAGAGCGCATGGACAAACAAGATTCTGAATAA
- a CDS encoding response regulator transcription factor, whose amino-acid sequence MDSSYTIIIADDHPLFRNALFQSVHMAVSGANLLEADSLEGLLDLLKKEPDADLILLDLKMPGANGMSGLIQLRAEYPDMPIVVVSASEESSVVTQVKNHGAFGFIPKSSDMRALVSALNQVLGGEPFFPADLLIESEANNDLAEKIAALTPQQYRVLGMLSDGLLNKQIAYELNVSEATIKAHMTAIFRKLGVKNRTQAVILLQQMEGEL is encoded by the coding sequence ATGGATTCGAGTTACACCATTATTATTGCAGATGATCATCCGTTGTTTCGCAATGCCCTATTTCAGTCGGTGCATATGGCGGTCAGCGGTGCAAATTTACTCGAAGCAGACTCGCTAGAGGGCTTGCTCGACCTACTCAAAAAAGAGCCAGATGCCGACCTTATCTTGCTCGATCTGAAAATGCCGGGCGCAAATGGGATGTCTGGGCTTATTCAGTTACGTGCCGAATATCCAGATATGCCGATCGTCGTCGTATCTGCCAGCGAAGAATCAAGCGTGGTGACGCAAGTCAAAAACCATGGTGCATTTGGATTCATTCCTAAATCATCCGATATGCGTGCTTTGGTGTCTGCGCTCAATCAAGTCCTAGGTGGCGAACCTTTCTTCCCTGCCGATCTACTGATCGAAAGTGAAGCCAACAACGATTTAGCTGAGAAAATCGCAGCGCTTACCCCGCAACAATATCGCGTGCTGGGCATGCTTTCTGATGGTCTATTGAACAAACAGATCGCCTACGAGCTCAACGTCTCTGAAGCGACCATTAAGGCGCATATGACGGCGATCTTTCGCAAACTTGGGGTGAAAAACAGGACTCAAGCGGTGATCTTGCTTCAGCAGATGGAAGGGGAATTATAA
- the cpxA gene encoding envelope stress sensor histidine kinase CpxA — MRLPRRLPTISSLYGRIFAIFWFTMLLVLLAVLLIPRLDPRQSHQISEQHLERIEKLSSGLEMRFSDAPDLNVLMAQLNNWDRRNDKVDFYITDLEGNLLNRKHFKLKRMMQNFISERDLTQPAKQKLYGRNMVAGPFPITLANTPLLMFSSVKWKESPPFLIQLLDQPFRLLLVVMVVSTPLLLWLAWALSIPARRLEEAAKRVAQGEFTVDPELEKGTKEFRQTGASFNQMVEAVNQMIGGQQRLLSDISHELRSPLTRLRMANALATRKQGESAELSRIDTEAERLEKMISELLTLSRMQTNSHQERESLSANELWLDLLEDAKFEAENKDKSLTFGSIPNVLIKGNPNLLMSAVENVVRNAIHYSESSIAVSLTTSEKRLSITVDDDGAGVPESELDQIFRPFYRVSTARDRHSGGAGLGLAITESAIRQHSGSLSASVSPMGGLRVTMTLPCNQE; from the coding sequence ATGCGTTTGCCTCGCCGCCTGCCCACCATATCCAGCCTTTACGGGCGGATCTTTGCCATCTTTTGGTTCACCATGTTACTGGTGCTCTTGGCGGTGCTACTGATCCCAAGACTCGATCCTCGACAGAGCCACCAGATTTCAGAGCAGCACCTAGAGCGTATCGAAAAACTGAGCTCGGGCTTAGAAATGCGTTTTAGTGATGCACCTGATCTTAACGTGCTGATGGCACAGCTCAATAATTGGGATCGACGCAATGACAAAGTCGATTTCTACATCACAGATCTTGAAGGCAACTTGCTCAATCGCAAACACTTTAAACTCAAGCGCATGATGCAGAACTTCATCAGTGAGCGAGACCTAACGCAGCCTGCCAAGCAAAAACTGTATGGAAGAAATATGGTCGCAGGTCCATTTCCAATCACCCTCGCTAATACCCCTTTATTGATGTTTAGTTCGGTAAAATGGAAAGAGTCTCCACCGTTTCTGATTCAACTTTTAGACCAACCTTTCCGCTTACTCTTAGTGGTCATGGTGGTCTCAACTCCGCTATTGCTATGGCTGGCTTGGGCTCTCAGCATCCCTGCTCGTCGCCTAGAAGAAGCGGCTAAACGCGTTGCTCAAGGCGAGTTCACCGTTGACCCAGAGCTTGAAAAAGGCACTAAGGAGTTTCGTCAAACCGGGGCGAGCTTCAATCAGATGGTAGAAGCAGTCAATCAGATGATTGGTGGTCAGCAGCGCCTGCTTTCCGATATCTCCCACGAACTGCGTTCTCCCTTAACACGACTGCGGATGGCGAATGCGCTTGCGACGCGCAAGCAAGGGGAAAGTGCCGAATTAAGCAGAATTGACACTGAAGCAGAGCGCTTAGAAAAAATGATCAGCGAGCTGCTGACCTTGTCGCGAATGCAAACTAATAGCCACCAAGAACGAGAAAGTTTATCCGCTAATGAACTGTGGCTTGATCTGCTCGAAGACGCCAAGTTTGAAGCGGAAAACAAAGATAAATCTCTCACCTTTGGCTCAATACCGAATGTCTTGATCAAAGGTAATCCAAACCTATTGATGAGTGCGGTCGAAAATGTAGTACGCAACGCAATCCACTACAGTGAGTCGAGCATAGCTGTTAGTTTAACCACCAGTGAAAAACGTTTATCGATTACTGTAGACGACGATGGTGCAGGGGTCCCTGAAAGTGAGTTAGACCAAATTTTCCGACCGTTTTACCGAGTATCGACTGCTCGTGACCGCCACTCGGGTGGCGCAGGTTTAGGCCTAGCGATCACTGAAAGTGCCATACGCCAGCATAGCGGAAGCTTGTCGGCCTCAGTCAGCCCAATGGGAGGGTTACGAGTCACTATGACGCTTCCTTGCAACCAAGAGTAA
- a CDS encoding protein-disulfide reductase DsbD — protein MMNFLWRQWLVVSAIALSMASGFAIANTFTAQPLSDFNQNQQFVPVDQAFAFNFVHQGDQLTLQWDVAEGYYLYQDKISISAANLTLTDIKMREGEPYHDEFFGDVKIYTTPLEVTVSLPAITQATDLVVRYQGCAKAGFCYPPEIRTIPLSADGSDIAGIVDSSPSSTPSLPQSNDFASHLAQQWWTPLLFLALGVGLAFTPCVLPMYPILTSIVLGGERLNQRRALMLSLIYVQGMALTYTLLGLVVASAGLQFQAAMQHPYVLIGLSTLFVLLSLSMFGVYTIQLPASAQTWLNNLSNQQQGGSNAGVFAMGAISGLVCSPCTTAPLSGALLYVAQSGDLLTGGVALYALALGMGIPLIAVAVFGNKLLPKAGAWMDRVKVLFGFVLLAAPIFLLERILPELWSQALWSVLGVAAFGWLYYLKNQLPFGGWKQSAVGITAMLGILASAQPIMQHFFAPSTELQAKQDSGFIRIHNVEELSQQLALAKSQGKPVMLDFYADWCVACKEFEKYTFHDPSVAPKLDSFVLLQADVTKNQPQDIELLKQLQVLGLPTLDFWDSQGNPLPNARLTGFMPAEPFSQHLDAIN, from the coding sequence ATGATGAATTTTCTCTGGCGCCAATGGCTAGTGGTCAGTGCAATTGCGCTTTCTATGGCTTCGGGTTTTGCTATCGCCAACACCTTCACCGCTCAACCCTTAAGTGACTTCAACCAAAACCAGCAGTTTGTGCCGGTTGACCAAGCTTTTGCATTTAATTTTGTTCACCAAGGTGACCAACTAACACTGCAATGGGATGTGGCAGAAGGTTACTACCTATACCAAGACAAGATCTCTATCTCAGCCGCTAATCTCACGCTCACAGATATCAAGATGCGCGAGGGTGAGCCTTATCACGACGAATTCTTTGGTGACGTAAAAATCTACACCACCCCGCTAGAAGTCACCGTCTCCTTGCCAGCCATTACCCAAGCGACTGATTTGGTGGTGCGTTATCAAGGCTGTGCCAAAGCTGGGTTTTGTTATCCGCCAGAGATCCGCACCATTCCTTTGAGTGCTGACGGCAGCGATATCGCGGGCATTGTAGACTCGTCACCAAGCTCAACACCTTCTTTGCCTCAATCGAATGATTTCGCCAGTCACCTGGCGCAGCAGTGGTGGACCCCGCTGCTATTTTTGGCGCTTGGCGTAGGGCTGGCTTTCACTCCATGTGTCTTGCCGATGTATCCGATTTTAACCAGCATTGTGCTTGGTGGAGAGAGGCTAAACCAACGTCGTGCGTTAATGTTGTCGCTCATTTACGTACAAGGCATGGCGCTCACCTATACCTTGTTAGGCTTAGTGGTAGCCTCCGCCGGACTGCAATTTCAAGCGGCAATGCAACACCCGTATGTGCTGATTGGTCTTAGCACCTTATTTGTGTTGTTATCTTTGTCCATGTTCGGTGTTTACACCATACAACTGCCAGCCAGTGCGCAAACTTGGCTTAACAACCTCAGTAATCAACAACAAGGCGGTTCCAATGCTGGCGTCTTTGCCATGGGAGCAATTTCTGGGTTGGTCTGCTCGCCGTGTACCACGGCACCTCTATCTGGGGCTTTGCTGTACGTGGCACAAAGTGGCGATCTACTTACTGGAGGCGTCGCACTTTATGCGCTCGCCCTAGGCATGGGTATTCCACTTATCGCCGTTGCCGTATTTGGTAATAAATTGCTGCCAAAAGCAGGCGCTTGGATGGACCGAGTCAAAGTCCTATTCGGTTTCGTTTTGCTGGCTGCGCCAATATTCCTTCTTGAGCGCATCCTACCGGAGTTGTGGAGCCAAGCCCTGTGGAGCGTACTGGGTGTAGCGGCCTTCGGTTGGCTGTACTATTTGAAAAATCAGCTACCTTTTGGCGGTTGGAAGCAAAGTGCGGTTGGCATCACGGCCATGTTGGGCATATTGGCATCCGCACAACCGATAATGCAGCACTTCTTTGCACCATCCACCGAACTTCAAGCCAAACAAGATAGTGGCTTTATTCGTATCCACAATGTTGAAGAACTTAGCCAACAGTTAGCACTGGCGAAAAGCCAAGGCAAACCCGTCATGCTCGATTTCTACGCGGATTGGTGCGTCGCCTGTAAAGAGTTTGAGAAGTACACCTTCCACGACCCAAGTGTGGCACCCAAGCTCGATAGCTTTGTGCTTCTGCAAGCCGATGTCACTAAGAACCAACCCCAAGATATCGAGTTACTGAAGCAACTTCAGGTATTAGGTTTACCAACGCTGGATTTTTGGGATAGCCAAGGCAACCCTCTACCGAATGCTCGCCTGACTGGCTTTATGCCTGCCGAACCGTTCAGCCAGCATCTAGATGCGATCAACTAA